A section of the Carassius carassius chromosome 17, fCarCar2.1, whole genome shotgun sequence genome encodes:
- the LOC132160949 gene encoding green-sensitive opsin-1, translated as MNGTEGKNFYVPMSNRTGLVRSPFEYPQYYLAEPWQFKLLALYLFFLMSLGLPINGLTLVVTAQHKKLRQPLNFILVNLAVAGTIMVCFGFTVTFYTAINGYFVLGPTGCAVEGFMATLGGEVALWSLVVLAIERYIVVCKPMGSFKFSSSHAFAGIAFTWVMALACAAPPLFGWSRYIPEGMQCSCGPDYYTLNPDYNNESYVIYMFVCHFILPVTVIFFTYGRLVCTVKAAAAQQQDSASTQKAEREVTKMVILMVFGFLIAWTPYATVAAWIFFNKGADFSAKFMAIPAFFSKSSALYNPVIYVLLNKQFRNCMLTTIFCGKNPLGDDESSTVSTSKTEVSSVSPA; from the exons ATGAACGGCACTGAGGGAAAAAACTTCTATGTCCCCATGTCCAACAGGACCGGGCTAGTGAGGAGTCCTTTTGAGTATCCACAGTATTATCTAGCTGAACCGTGGCAGTTTAAACTCCTTGCCCTCTACCTTTTCTTCCTCATGTCCTTGGGTCTACCCATCAATGGCCTTACATTGGTGGTTACAGCTCAACACAAAAAGCTCAGGCAACCTCTCAACTTCATTTTGGTCAACCTGGCTGTGGCTGGTACAATCATGGTTTGTTTCGGATTCACAGTCACTTTCTACACAGCAATTAATGGCTACTTTGTTCTGGGACCAACTGGCTGTGCGGTTGAAGGCTTCATGGCCACTCTTGGAG GTGAAGTTGCCCTTTGGTCTCTTGTGGTGCTGGCCATCGAAAGATACATTGTGGTTTGCAAACCAATGGGTAGTTTCAAATTCTCTTCCAGCCATGCTTTTGCAGGAATTGCATTTACATGGGTAATGGCATTGGCATGTGCAGCTCCCCCTTTGTTTGGATGGTCCAG ATATATCCCTGAGGGAATGCAGTGCTCATGTGGACCAGACTACTACACCCTGAATCCTGACTACAACAATGAATCATATGTCATCTACATGTTCGTTTGCCATTTTATATTGCCAGTCACTGTAATCTTCTTCACCTATGGACGGCTTGTGTGCACTGTCAAAGCG GCTGCAGCTCAACAGCAGGACTCAGCATCCACCCAGAAAGCTGAGAGGGAAGTGACAAAAATGGTCATCCTGATGGTTTTTGGCTTCCTGATAGCTTGGACCCCTTATGCCACTGTTGCTGCCTGGATATTCTTTAATAAGGGAGCAGATTTCAGTGCAAAGTTCATGGCTATTCCTGCCTTCTTCTCAAAGAGCTCAGCCTTATATAACCCTGTTATCTATGTGCTGCTAAACAAACAG TTCCGTAACTGCATGCTGACCACTATTTTCTGTGGAAAGAACCCTCTTGGCGATGATGAGTCCTCAACTGTGTCCACCAGCAAGACGGAGGTGTCCTCTGTATCTCCAGCATAG